The following DNA comes from Bacteroidetes bacterium SB0662_bin_6.
GCGATACGCATCGGAGCGCATACAAGCGTATCCTGCTCAAACTGAGCGGGGAAGCGTTGCTGGGCGCCCGGTCGTACGGCATTGATCCCGATGTGCTTGCCGGATACGCCCGGGAAATCGAAACCATTGTGGAGCGCGGAATGGAGGTGGCCGTCGTAATCGGCGGCGGCAACATTTTTCGCGGCGTTCGAACGACCCATGCCGGGATGACCCGTGCACATGCGGATTACATGGGCATGCTCGCCACAATGATTAATGCCATGGCCCTGCAAGACGCGCTGGAGCAGGCGGGTCTGCAGACACGGTTGCAATCCAGTATAAAGATGGAGGAAATCGCCGAGCCGTTCATCCGCCGGCGGGCTATCCGCCATCTGGAAAAAGGACGGGTGGTCATCTTCGGCGCCGGCACCGGGAATCCATACTTCACGACCGACACGGCTGCTGCACTTCGGGCTCTCGAAATCGAAGCCGATGCTCTCTTGAAAGGTACGCGGGTCGCCGGCATTTTTTCGGCGGATCCCGAAGCCGAACCGGATGCGAAAATGTACGATGAAATTTCCGGGGACGAGGTCATTCGCAGAAATCTCCGCGTTATGGATATTACGGCCTTTACCCTCTGCCGCGAATCGAAACTGCCGATCCTCGTGTTCAATGTGAATGAGCCGGGCAATCTGCAGAGTATCGTCTCCGGCAAACGCATCGGCACTGTTGTCCACTGGAACGAAAACCCGCCGGTGGCGCCCTGAAAAATCGAGGGGTATCCAGCACGGAAATATTCTCCTTCACACGAGTCCAGCCATGATCAATGAGCATCTCAAAGCGCTCCTCCAGGAGGCCGAAGAACACATGGAGAAAAGCCTCGAATGGTTGCGGGGCGAACTACATGTCATCCGGGCGGGGCGGGCCACACCGGCCATGATCGACAACCTGCGGGTGGATTACTATGGCGCCCAGACTCCGCTCAACCAGATTGCGAGCATCGGCGCCCCGCAGCCCGACTTGCTCACCGTACAACCATGGGATCGGGGCGCGCTCGAAGCAATCGAAAAAAGCATTATAGCATCGAACACGGGTCTCAATCCGTCGAACGATGGGACCATGATTCGCATCCCGGTACCCCCGCTTTCGGAGGAGCGGCGGCGGGACCTTGTCAAAACGGCAAAAAGCCGGGGAGAAGACGCAAAAATCGGCATTCGCAACATTCGCCGTGACATCAAGGACAAAATGCGCAAGATGGGCGAGGCAGAGCATATTCCGGAAGACATGCTGTTTGAAGGAGGCGACCAACTGCAGGAAGTCACGGACCGTTTGACAGGCCTTGTCGACTCGCTTACCGCCCGCAAGGAGGAGGAAATCATGGAGGTATAATCCGGCCCTGCATCGGGCGGTACAGCCCCCGTACGGCAATATCCCGGAACGAACCCCGTGGCTCTTCAAGTATAGGATACCCTGATCAAAACCACTTCGCTCAGCGCTTCACGTTCGTAAGCACAGGACGTCATGATTCCATCGTTGAAATCAGCAGAAAACATTGCGGATTCGGGGCATCGCGGACGTGAAGCGCCCTGCGGGAGGCTGCGAGGGGTGCGCTGGCTGCGTCATTCCTCATTATGTGGGGCCTGCCACATTGCTTCGTCATTCCTTGCCAGCGCACCCCTCGCAGCCTCTGAGCTTCGCGGACTTAATCAGAGTATCCTATAAGCGACCGTTTACTATGTCCCGGAGAGGTGCCCGAGCGGCCGAAGGGGCTCGCCTGGAAAGCGAGTGTACCGTTCACGCGGTACCGTGGGTTCGAATCCCACCCTCTCCGCTCTGTTTTCGCGGCCGGACCGGATGAAACCGAACCGGAAAATTACGGACCGCGCCCATTGCTCATCTGAATACCCGCTTCCATGATACACAGCATGACCGGTTTTGGTCTTGGGGAAGCGGAGGTAAACGGCACGTCGTCGACCGTCGAACTTCGCTCGGTCAACAATCGCTTCTGTGAAGTATCCGTGCGCCTGCCGCGCAGCCTGAACGAATACGAATCGGAGGTCCAGGCCCGCATAAAAAAGAACTTTGCGCGGGGTCGGATCACCGCCCGAATTCAGGTGGAGACGGGACAAGACCAGCTTGCTTCCCTCAGGATAAACCCCGAGGGGGTAAGGCATTGCATGGAACTGCTGAATGAACTGCGTGAAACGGCCGGGCTCACCGAACCGGTGCGGCTCAAGCATCTTTTGAGATATTCCGATATTTTTCAGACGACGGAGGTTTCTCCCGAAGAAACGCTCCAAGGTTGGAACGCCTCGGAACAAGCGCTCGACAAGGCTATAGCCAACCTGCAAGCCATGCGGCGCCTCGAAGGAGACGCCCTCCTGAAAGACATGGAACAACGGCTACAAGCTATCGACCTGCTGCTGGAGCAGGCTGAAACCCTCGCGCCGAAGCGGGTCGAGGGTGCACGGGAGCGGCTGCGCCAGCGGGTGGCTGATGTACTCGAAGACAACCGTATCGACCCTCACCGTCTGGAACTGGAGATTGCGATCCTGGCCGATCGTCTGGACGTCACCGAGGAGTGCGTACGCCTGAAATCTCACTTGAATCTTTTCCGCAAGTGCCTCGCAAGTGAGCATGCGGAAGGCCGGAAGCTTAATTTCATTGCACAGGAAATACATCGTGAAGTGAATACGCTCGGGTCCAAATCCGGAGACACGGAGATTTCCTACCTTGCAGTAGCCATGAAAGACGAACTGGAAAAAATTCGCGAGCAAGCACAGAACGTGGAATGAAACCCCCCGACCACAACCCGCGCATTGTGGTGCTCACGGCCCCCAGCGGTTCCGGCAAAACGACCATAGCCAACCGGATCATGGCCGCCATACCGGCTTTTCGCTTTTCGGTATCGGCCACCACGCGACCCCGGCGTCCTGACGAAAAGGATGGTAAAGACTATCACTTCCTTTCACACCAGGAATTCCAGGCGCGTATCCACTCCGGCGAGATGCTCGAACATGAAGAAGTGTATCCGGGACGTTTGTACGGTACGCTGCGGTCCGAACTGGAAGGCGCCAGCACTGAAAACCCGGTCCTGCTCGATATCGACATTGACGGCGCCTTCAAAATAAAGAACATTTTCGGCAACGATGCACTTATCGTTTTTATTCGGCCCCCATCCTTGAGGGAGCTCGGGCGGCGCCTCCGGGAACGCGCCACGGAAAACGAGGAAACCATTCGAGTCCGGCTTGACCGGGCGCGCCGGGAACTCGATGCGGCCAGAAAAGCGGACAAGGTTATCGAAAACGACGATGTCGAGCGGGCTGTCAAGGAAACCTTGCGTGTGGTCCGCCGGTTTATCAGAGGTTGAATTACAGAATTCCCGAAAATGCATACAGGGGCCCTTCCATGGGAATGAAGACTATAGACATCGAAAACCTCACGGCACAGAACAGCAATGTGTACGAAACCGTCGTGGTGCTTTCGAAACGTGCACGTCAAATAGCCGCGCGACAGAAGGCTGAACTTGACGAAAAACTGGCGTATTACGAGGGTTTTACATCCGAGATGGACAATCTCCGGATGCAGGAGGAACAGGCTCGTGTATCGCTGGAATACGAGAAACGTCCCAAGCCCTCCGAGATCGCTATCGGCGAGCTTGAGGAAAACGAAATTTACTTCCGGAATCCCGACAAAGAAGACTTGTCCGGAGCACTTCCCGGCTGAGCGCCTTTCCCTCAGGCACTCAAATACATTCCGGGCCTTTCGGTGAGAACATGACGGCCAGCAAGCCATATGCCGAATTGCACGGGCGGCATATCCTGCTCGGCGTTACAGGTGGCATTGCTGCATATAAGTCCGTCGAACTCGTGCGCCTGTTGAAGAAGGCGGGTGCAGATGTTCAGGTCCTGATGACGCCGGACGCGTCCCGTTTCATTACCCCGTTGACCCTGGGCACGGTATCGGGACACCCCGTTCTTACGGACATCTTCCCGGAGGCGGAAGATGGATCATGGACCCGGCACATTTCCCTCAGCCACTGGGCGGATGTCTTTGTCATTGCCCCGGCGACCGCGCAGACGCTGGCCAAAATGGCGGGGGGGTTCTGCGACAATATTCTTACGGCCACAGCGCTTGCCGCTCGGTGTCCGCTTCTCGTCTGCCCTGCCATGGACGAGGACATGCTGGTCCATCCGGCCACGCAGCGTAACATGGAGACTCTCCGTGCCTGCGGACATGTCCTGATGCCCCCAACCTACGGCCCTCTTGCAAGCGGGCTGGTAGGTCAGGGCCGCTTGCCGGAGCCGGAAGAGATTATGCAGCGCATCCTCAAAATGATCGCTGCAGACAAGGAAGGCGGCGATGCTGCCTCTCGTGATCTCGAAAACATACGGGTGCTCGTAACGGCGGGGCCTACCCGGGAGCATGTAGACCCGGTACGCTTTCTCAGCAATCCCTCCTCCGGCAAGATGGGTTTTGCTCTCGCGGAAGCGGCCGCCCGGCGCGGTGCGGCGGTAACGCTCATTTGCGGCCCGGCACATCTCGAAACCCCCCTGCATGTGGAGCGAATCAATGTGGAAAGCGCCGAGGAAATGCACGACGCCGTCATGGCGCATCGCGAAGCGGATATTGTGATCATGGCCGCCGCCGTCGCGGATTACGCCCCCATGGAACGCGCCACGAAAAAAATCAAAAAGGGAAGCGGAAATATGGTGTTGCACTTGCGACGCACACCGGATATTCTTTATGCATTGCAACAACGCCGGGCCGAGGGACAGCTCCTTGTGGGTTTCGCCATGGAAACCAGTGAGGGACTGGAAAACGCGCGCAAAAAGCTCCAGGAAAAAAACATGGACTGGATTGTGCTCAACATGCTTACTGCCGGATCAGGATTCGAAACGGAAACCAATCGGATCACATTGCTGAATCGTAATGGGCACGAGGAGGCGCTTCCCATGATGAGCAAACGGGAGGCCGCGGAAATCATTCTGGATCGCATTACTTTAACATCGGATCGGCCTGCAGCGTAACGATCCGGCGGGCAAAACCCGGTATCGATCCCGGCGCACCGGTCCCGATTCGACGAAGGCTCATGACTTCATGCCAGCAATGCCCCTTCTTGAAGAACTGAAAACCATCATCGAACACGAACAATGCCTCGCCGGTCCTTTGGTCCCGCTTCCGCATCCCGGCAAGGAAAACGGCGGGCGCGCACCGGCATCCGATAGCACCCCCTCCGAAATGACCCGTACTCCTTCTTCCCCGACGAGCAGGATGGCGCCTTCCGAAAACGCCGGTGGCGATCTGTTCGGCCATGGGGCCGTTTCGGGACCGGGGACCGGTAACAGCCGATCAGCCTATGCGCGCATTCATGCGCTCATCCCGGCGGAATCCCCGCTGCACGAGATGAATACGCTGGAGGAAGTGGAAGCATTCGTACGGGACAATGTGCTCATTCCACTGGATAAAACCCGCAAAAAC
Coding sequences within:
- the coaBC gene encoding bifunctional phosphopantothenoylcysteine decarboxylase/phosphopantothenate--cysteine ligase CoaBC, with amino-acid sequence MTASKPYAELHGRHILLGVTGGIAAYKSVELVRLLKKAGADVQVLMTPDASRFITPLTLGTVSGHPVLTDIFPEAEDGSWTRHISLSHWADVFVIAPATAQTLAKMAGGFCDNILTATALAARCPLLVCPAMDEDMLVHPATQRNMETLRACGHVLMPPTYGPLASGLVGQGRLPEPEEIMQRILKMIAADKEGGDAASRDLENIRVLVTAGPTREHVDPVRFLSNPSSGKMGFALAEAAARRGAAVTLICGPAHLETPLHVERINVESAEEMHDAVMAHREADIVIMAAAVADYAPMERATKKIKKGSGNMVLHLRRTPDILYALQQRRAEGQLLVGFAMETSEGLENARKKLQEKNMDWIVLNMLTAGSGFETETNRITLLNRNGHEEALPMMSKREAAEIILDRITLTSDRPAA
- a CDS encoding ribosome recycling factor; its protein translation is MINEHLKALLQEAEEHMEKSLEWLRGELHVIRAGRATPAMIDNLRVDYYGAQTPLNQIASIGAPQPDLLTVQPWDRGALEAIEKSIIASNTGLNPSNDGTMIRIPVPPLSEERRRDLVKTAKSRGEDAKIGIRNIRRDIKDKMRKMGEAEHIPEDMLFEGGDQLQEVTDRLTGLVDSLTARKEEEIMEV
- a CDS encoding DNA-directed RNA polymerase subunit omega, which codes for MGMKTIDIENLTAQNSNVYETVVVLSKRARQIAARQKAELDEKLAYYEGFTSEMDNLRMQEEQARVSLEYEKRPKPSEIAIGELEENEIYFRNPDKEDLSGALPG
- a CDS encoding guanylate kinase, giving the protein MKPPDHNPRIVVLTAPSGSGKTTIANRIMAAIPAFRFSVSATTRPRRPDEKDGKDYHFLSHQEFQARIHSGEMLEHEEVYPGRLYGTLRSELEGASTENPVLLDIDIDGAFKIKNIFGNDALIVFIRPPSLRELGRRLRERATENEETIRVRLDRARRELDAARKADKVIENDDVERAVKETLRVVRRFIRG
- a CDS encoding UMP kinase codes for the protein MASDTHRSAYKRILLKLSGEALLGARSYGIDPDVLAGYAREIETIVERGMEVAVVIGGGNIFRGVRTTHAGMTRAHADYMGMLATMINAMALQDALEQAGLQTRLQSSIKMEEIAEPFIRRRAIRHLEKGRVVIFGAGTGNPYFTTDTAAALRALEIEADALLKGTRVAGIFSADPEAEPDAKMYDEISGDEVIRRNLRVMDITAFTLCRESKLPILVFNVNEPGNLQSIVSGKRIGTVVHWNENPPVAP
- a CDS encoding YicC family protein, with protein sequence MIHSMTGFGLGEAEVNGTSSTVELRSVNNRFCEVSVRLPRSLNEYESEVQARIKKNFARGRITARIQVETGQDQLASLRINPEGVRHCMELLNELRETAGLTEPVRLKHLLRYSDIFQTTEVSPEETLQGWNASEQALDKAIANLQAMRRLEGDALLKDMEQRLQAIDLLLEQAETLAPKRVEGARERLRQRVADVLEDNRIDPHRLELEIAILADRLDVTEECVRLKSHLNLFRKCLASEHAEGRKLNFIAQEIHREVNTLGSKSGDTEISYLAVAMKDELEKIREQAQNVE